From the genome of Kwoniella bestiolae CBS 10118 chromosome 5, complete sequence, one region includes:
- a CDS encoding allantoicase — MSYTPKQIKLEEFDSTIRSGYVEVSSASLGGEVVACSDDFFASKHNLLKPGPSISMKGQFGPNGALYDGWESRRHNPSFDWVIIHLATSSSISYVDIDTSHFSGNEAPQSQIFALPHQPTPLKTLSPNTKGWVEVLPVVDLGPNSRHIFEMGDKGREGEWEWLMVRMIPDGGMARFRAYGTPTPPALPTSLPENYRSTEPIDLVSPLIGGKIVSCSDANFSPPQNLLLPGRGIDMSDGWETRRSQHQRGKYAADGLLAGQERKEWVIVQLGVTGVVGYVEVDTAFHPGNYPVACTIEATLLEPGSDITNAQWTQIVSKKPLGPHRQHFFDIEKTIGDGRVWSHVRYTVYPDGGSKRLRIFGYPLSPSSSQSTSTSTDLDLPVLPLTYEVFKPYGQVIQGYSFPSSAPKGINVTTANQGTAAKFHRLGKIEETYLEGVGKPGGSFVGCVKAESRLDVGEGKRMKVELLERHQYTTQAFIPLGRPANSPPPGAYIVVAALNGSDDKPDLSTARAFLATAAQGVSFDAGIWHHSLFTVGGDLEYAVIERGTPDPSIPAYVEKVQPSLSTYLQIPPFPPNASPSKATKTAHPEITHTNGSSHPKTNGHTNGNGFLSSLLPSTQPSTIEPVLITTENFAPFGSIISTTPSASHKDSESSPDGKTVKHNCLAPIISTYPAEAGAITAISVFRATKKVGLERGRVFDVRLMERHEFTSQAFLPIGKAEWAGKSEEALEAGGEFLVIVAENGPDDKPDPKTIKSFILPPNMGLSYAPGVWHHPVLILDSTIDLACVETQISTGLHGDSDERDCELLTWDGQEVFGRVAVPNL, encoded by the exons ATGTCATACACACCCAAACAAATCAAATTGGAAGAGTTCGACTCAACTATCAGATCAGGTTATGTCG AGGTATCTTCAGCCTCACTTGGAGGAGAGGTCGTAGCTTGTTCGGATGATTTTTTCGCTTCGAAGCATAATTTGTTGAAACCCGGT CCCTCAATCTCTATGAAAGGCCAATTCGGTCCCAATGGAGCATTGTACGATGGCTGGGAATCTAGGAGACACAATCCCTCATTTGACTG GGTCATAATCCACCTCgctacctcctcatccatctcatacgTCGATATAGATACATCCCATTTCAGCGGCAACGAAGCTCCCCAATCTCAGATCTTCGCTttacctcatcaacccacccCTCTCAAGACCCTCAGTCCAAATACCAAGGGATGGGTCGAAGTGCTTCCCGTTGTTGATCTCGGTCCGAATAGTAGACATATTTTTGAGATGGGGGATaaagggagggagggggaatgggagtggTTGATGGTTAGGATGATACCTGATGGGGGGATG GCCCGATTCAGAGCATACGGTACTCCCACTCCACCCGCActccccacctccctcccagaGAACTACAGATCCACCGAACCCATCGACCTGGTCTCCCCATTGATAGGAGGCAAGATCGTCTCATGCTCCGACGCCAACTTCTCCCCCCCACAGAACCTCCTCTTACCCGGCAGAGGAATCGACATGTCAGATGGCTGGGAGACAAGGAGATCGCAGCATCAAAGAGGGAAATATGCTGCTGATGGATTGCTGGCTGGgcaggagaggaaagagtgGGTGATTGTGCAACTAGGAGTTACGGGGGTGGTAGGGTACGTGGAGGTTGATACGGCTTTTCATCCGGGTAATTATCCTGTT GCATGTACCATCGAAGCGACCCTTCTGGAACCAGGCTCAGATATCACCAATGCTCAATGGACACAGATAGTCAGTAAGAAGCCATTGGGACCACACAGGCAACATTTCTTCGACATTGAGAAGACCATTGGTGACGGGAGGGTGTGGAGCCATGTGAGGTATACTGTCTATCCAG ACGGCGGTTCAAAACGACTAAGGATCTTCGGctaccccctctccccctcctcctcccaatctacatccacatcgacaGACCTGGATCTACCAGTCCTACCATTAACGTACGAAGTGTTCAAACCATACGGTCAAGTCATCCAAGGATactctttcccatcctccgCTCCAAAGGGGATAAACGTAACTACCGCCAATCAGGGCACAGCCGCCAAGTTCCATCGACTCGGTAAGATCGAGGAGACGTATCTTGAGGGAGTCGGTAAACCTGGGGGGAGTTTTGTTGGGTGTGTGAAGGCGGAGAGTAGATTGGAtgtgggtgaggggaagaggatgaaggttgaGTTGTTGGAGAG ACACCAATACACCACACAGGCATTTATCCCTCTTGGTCGACctgccaactcacctcctcccgGAGCGTACATCGTGGTAGCAGCCTTGAATGGATCAGATGATAAACCGGATTTGAGCACTGCTAGGGCGTTCTTGGCAACTGCTGCTCAGGGGGTATCGTTCGATGCTGGTATTTGGC ATCACTCCCTGTTCACTGTCGGAGGG GACCTCGAATACGCAGTGATCGAACGAGGAACGCccgatccatccatccctgCATACGTGGAGAAAGTCCAACCGTCTCTCTCAACATATCTGCAAATCCCACCGTTCCCACCTAACGCCTCGCCTTCAAAGGCGACCAAGACTGCCCATCCGgagatcactcacaccaACGGAAGTTCTCATCCAAAGACCAACGGACACACCAATGGAAATGGATTCCTATCGTCCTTACTGCCTTCCactcaaccatcaaccatcgaGCCAGTCCTAATTACCACAGAAAACTTCGCACCCTTcggatcaatcatctccaccaccccctcagcATCGCACAAAGACTCTGAATCTTCCCCTGATGGAAAGACCGTCAAACACAACTGTCTTGCACCTATCATTTCCACTTACCCTGCTGAAGCGGGTGCGATCACTGCCATTTCTGTGTTTAGAGCTACCAAGAAGGTTGGActggagagggggagggtgtttgatgtgagattgatggaGAGACATGAGTTTACTAGTCAGGCGTTCTTGCCTATAGGTAaggctgag TGGGCCGGTAAATCCGAAGAAGCGCTGGAAGCAGGTGGTGAATTCTTGGTTATCGTAGCAGAGAATGGACCTG ACGATAAACCCGATCCTAAAACTATCAAATCATTCATCTTACCTCCCAATATGGGATTATCTTATGCACCGGGAGTATGGC ACCACCCCGTCCTGATCCTAGATTCGACTATTGACTTGGCCTGCGTCGAGACTCAGATCTCGACGGGGTTGCACGGTGATTCCGATGAGAGAGATTGCGAGCTGTTGACTTGGGATGGTCAGGAGGTGTTTGGTAGAGTTGCTGTACCCAATTTGTAA